In the Actinomycetota bacterium genome, GAGCAGCTCCACGACCTGTACCGGCTGACGTTGAGCACCGGCGAGCTGGAGAAGGTCGCGTCGAACCCGGGCAACATCGTGGCCTGGGTCCCCGACCTCGACCTGCGGGCTCGCGGGGCGATGGCCGCGCTCCCGGATGGGGGGTTCGTCGCCCTGGTGCGCGAAGACGAGGACGAGGAGTGGAAGCCGATCGTCACGTGGGGACCGGAGGACGCCTTATCGGCCGGTCCGGTCGGGTTCACCCGGGACGGACGCCACCTGTACCTGCAGGACCCCCGCGACGCCAACACGGCACGTCTCGTCCGGCTCTCGCTGGACGACGGGTCCATCGAGGTGATCGCGTCGGACCCCACGGCCGACGTGATGGGCGCCCTCGTGCACCCGGACACCACCGAGGTACAGGCCGTCTCGTTCCTGCGGGACCGGGTGGAGCACCTCGTGCTGGACGGGTCGATCCGCGAGGACTTCGACGGGATCCGTGAGCTCGACCGCGGCGACTTCTCGGTCGTGAGCCGGGACAACGCCGACCGCACCTGGCTCGTCGCCTTCACGAACGACGACGGCCCGATCCGGTACTTCGCCTGGGACCGGGAGACCAAGCAGGGGACGCTCCTGTTCAGCCACCGCCCGGAGCTCGAGAGGTACACGCTAGCGCGCATGGAGCCGGTCTCGTTCACCTCGCGCGACGGACTCCAGATCCATGGCTACCTGACCCTGCCGCCGGGGGCCGGTCGCGAGAACCTGCCCATGGTGCTGAACGTGCACGGAGGACCGTGGGCCCGCGACACCTGGGGCCACCACCCCGAGGCTCAGTGGCTGGCCAACCGCGGGTACGCATGCCTGCAGGTCAACTACCGGGGCTCGGTGGGGTACGGGAAGGAGTTCGTCAACGCGGCCAACCGCGAGTGGGGCGGGAGGATGCACGACGACCTCGTCGACGCCGTGCAGTGGGCGATCGACCAGGGCATCGCCGA is a window encoding:
- a CDS encoding S9 family peptidase — its product is MSTQTDVELIPREVLFGNPTRIQPRLSPDGTRLAYIAPHEGVLNVWVRTIGQSDDRVVTNDRDRGVLAYGWAEDNQHIVYPQDRGGDENHRLYSVHLETGETRDLTPFDKVQVRIVADSKHQPDTILLAINKDNEQLHDLYRLTLSTGELEKVASNPGNIVAWVPDLDLRARGAMAALPDGGFVALVREDEDEEWKPIVTWGPEDALSAGPVGFTRDGRHLYLQDPRDANTARLVRLSLDDGSIEVIASDPTADVMGALVHPDTTEVQAVSFLRDRVEHLVLDGSIREDFDGIRELDRGDFSVVSRDNADRTWLVAFTNDDGPIRYFAWDRETKQGTLLFSHRPELERYTLARMEPVSFTSRDGLQIHGYLTLPPGAGRENLPMVLNVHGGPWARDTWGHHPEAQWLANRGYACLQVNYRGSVGYGKEFVNAANREWGGRMHDDLVDAVQWAIDQGIADRGRVAIYGGSYGGYAALVGATFTPDLFCCAVDLVGPSNLITFINTIPPYWLPLVQLFHERVGNPETDEEFLRSRSPLFKVDQIKIPMLIAQGANDPRVKKSESDQIVEALREKGIDHEYMVFPDEGHGFAKPENRLRFYAAVERFLAEHLGGRAEE